GCcatttggagcagcagcagttgcctTTTGGGTCATTTTTGTAGCAAATGAGAACGGTTAGCAGTCAATTTTTGGCACATGTTTGAATCTAAGCAGTTGTTTACAACACgaataaattataattttgTAATAACTTCTTAAAACACAAGCTATAGTGTTTTCACTAATTTTTTTATCGCAATAGCCAATTATCGTGGAACATGAAAATACCATGATTTGGCAATGGGTTTGTCCCCTTGTAAAAAAAAGCTTCTTATATGTATTCAACGACAAAACTTTTCATTCAAAAGTTCACAGAAAAACACGTGCCTTAATTAAAAGCCATTTATTTAGTTCAATTATGGCCTGATATCTTTCATTGTGATTTAGAGCTGTATAGCCACAATTTCATATAGTGAGAGCTACAACAGTAATGGTGTTCAAGCCATTAGCAAACAGTCTATGAATGTGCGTTTGTCAAATGCCTCTTACTTTATCTTTTGCGGTCGAAACTGATAaaaattttaatgttttcactCATTTATTTCAAGTGCATTTGTCACAAAAATCAAGTTAATCAAACACTATGCCTAGACGACTGCTTTCATGATGAGCGTttaggagagagaaaaacatgAAGAAGGCCATCGGTCTTGTCCCTATTTCCGGCGAATAGCAAAATATTTAGCAATTCTGAAGTGGAAATCAAAATGGAGCGGCTAATGCACTACACAAATCGTCCAAATTAAGGTTAAGAGGTGTTATATATCATAgtccactttggttgctatgctagaaatatatatataaggCAGAGCAACCAGGCGGTTAGTTAGTTAACAGtattgaagaagaataaaccaatacgttacattggcgacgagagaaaaatgaataagCCACCAGAGTTCAACATTGAAGATTCCTGGCCGATTTACCAGGAGCGCCTGGAAAGATTCTTCGTGGCGTACGAtttggacgacgatgaaaagCAAGCTGCCCTTCTTTTAACTTCGGTTTCCGTCGAAGTGTACCAAATCGTGCGCGATCTGTGTTTTCCGAGtaaaccagaagaaaaaacgtttaatGAACTCTGTGGTGTTTTACGGCAACGCTTTATGCCGACAGTGGTTGTTTTTCGGGAACGCTCGATTTTCTTTGAAGCGCGTCAAGGGGACACCGAAACAATCGTGGAATGGGCAACTCGTTTAAAGAAGCTGTCGAGCAGTTGCGAGTTTGGAGgcaatttgaatgaaatggttAAGAACATGTTCGTAGTGGGATTACGCCGTGGTCCAGTTTTTGATCGCATTTGTGAAGAAGAAATCTCAGCAACCTACGATCAATTGGTGAAATTGgcaatgaaaaaggaagcgacTCTTTTACAACGTGGTACAGTTTTTCGAATTCAAAAAGCAAATACCAAGATTGAAAGgccaaagaaagaagaactgAAATGTTTTAGTTGTGGAAAAGGAGACCACGATTTTCGAAAATGCCAGTATAAAAATTACGTTTGCAAATTTTGTaagaaaaaaggacatttgGGCAAAGTGTGCACTGCCAAGAATTATTCGTCGGAAAAGAAACATGAACAGAAATCGCCAAAGATAAGTCATTTACGTTTAAATAACGTCGAATATCTCCCGCCTGTATTGCAAGAAGTTTTCGTAAACAAGAGatcaattgaatttgaagtAGATACCGGAAGCCCTGTGAATGCAATTTCAAAAGCATTATTCGACAACCTATTTCCTTACGAAACGTTAAAAACCGATGTGAAAGAAGAGTTTTTGTGCTATAACGGTAGTGTTTTCCGTGCTCTTGGAAAGTTTGTGGCTGAAATGAAGTTCAAAAATCACGTATCCAAGGAGgaaattttcgttttcgatggaaatcgaCACCCATTGCTTGGAAGACAAACGATGTCTAGATGGGGTTTGAAGATAGATTTCTGCGCGACTGAAGATGATACGGATTATGCAGAACTCGAAGAAGAACCGTCGAATTTCATTAGTTTTATTGAATCTGCGACTCGTTCGTTAGTTGAACGAAAACAACTGGTGATTGAAAGTCGTCGGGACATTATCATAAGTCGTATAATCGAATATTTGAAATCTGGTTGGCCTCAAAATataccagaagaagaagtcaagAAATTCCATTCAAAAAGAGAAGAGCTAAGTGTAGAAGAAGgtgttctattttggggataCCGCATTGTTGTACCTTCTAAATTGCGTAGGAGCATACTTCAGGAGCTACATTCTGCTCATCTTGGAATAGTGAAAATGAAGAGTTTAGCTCGTGCGTATTTCTGGTGGCCGTCTATGGATAAGGAGATTGAAGAAATCGGAAAAAGATGCGAAACATGTATCAAAATTCTCCCTCAGAAGACCGATTGTTTATCACCTTGGCGGCTTACGAACGAACCTGGTGATCGAGTTCACATGGACCATTTTAAGTTCAAGGGAGCAGATTATTTCGTCACCGTCGATAGTTATAGCAAATGGATCGAAGTTTTTCCAGTGCGAACGCTAACATCGCGTGAAACTATCGAAAAGCTGTGCGAATATATATCCCGTTTTGGATCCATTTCAACATTGATCTCCGACAACGGTACTGCGTTTACTTCAGAGGAGTTCAAAAGTTTTTGTGCTGAAAGAGGAATAAGGCATTTAACAACAGCGCCTTACAGTCCGTTTTCAAATGGTGCTGCAGAAAATGCGGTAAAAACAGTCAAAACCGCATTGTCGAAATCAGCAATAGATCCAGCTAATCATGGAAataatttatggaattttcTGGAAATGTATCGGGCTACAAAACATGCGACAACTAATGAAAGCCCGTTTAAACTAATGTtcaaaagggaaatgaaaattagaTTTGATggccttaagggggggcttcggtattttattttaattcttcgcatttattttttacatttattcatgaatgcttatcctttcaggagtattgtgtgaaattttgggatcaatcgaagccaaactgacaaagatatggatttttgaaaatccgcctttcatataaggctcaatgcatctcgcaactttcattcgcgattcccaaaacctacgttttgaaagtcggtgcccatcgtagcataaaaactacaggaccgatcgatttgaaattttgaacacataatctgtacactatttgccaggtagccccgtcgagtttttgtaaaaattgttgatacttttttttaaataattgttttaattatgtGAAGTGTCGATtgttgaggcaatatcgaaaaaagcatcactttttcaactttaaaaatctgcctaaaatcgaaaattggaaaatttcacaaaaacttgacggggctacctggattaacttaaaatctaacaaaagaatattcaattgtatatttctgatgacccagcacgtggctatgatgggcaccgcaaaaagtacagttttgcaaacttgcctttctatattgaatgccatgaacgtagttttgaacaaatcttccccaaaattgaaccaaatattcttgaaaagttgtagtttaatatgagattattttgaaaaattaaagatgactggtttcttcactgaaaatcgtcaaaaataagccctttttcgacccaaaataaccaaagcccccccttaaagcaGGTGTTAAGCGACTGCAAGATTTAGATGATCAATCTCAGAAACTCAGTATGAATTTCGAAGTTGGCGAAGTGGTCTTTGCAAGAGATTACCGATTACCTAATACGATAGCATGGATGAAAGCTATCATAACAAAACGTTTAGGAATGGTATTGTACGAATGTAAAACAGAATTTGGAATTATTAAGCGAAGAAGCCATCAACTAAAAAAACATCCGATTGAGTTTTTTGACGATGAACAAACATCTGGAAATGTTTTAACCGAAGAGGATCCCCGAAATGTGTTAACCGAAGAGGAACCTCCAATAGAAAATACTACATACTACACTAGATACGGTCGCGCTGTACGGAAGCCTCGAAATTAAGGGGGGAGTAGTGTTATATATCATAgtccactttggttgctatgctagaaatatatactactgtgtccaaaaagtaaggtgacacggtgtccaaattgcccgcgtaaatggatatctttaattttgtattcttatataggttgtcagcactgttattgacaaccatggcaagtttcacgtcaaaatattcactagtgtttgagatacgtattttttcgtgaactgctaaaaatggattcttcgtttttctccatgtcgcaaattttaaagcaaagaatttgcattaaaattttttttttgctgcgaatataccaatgcgaatggtacagaatgactttagtgacgatactacgtcataaaaattatttacagtaggtagaaagacttccaggagggtcgggaacgttttgaaaaggaagaacgctctagacgaccaccaacgacaatcgatgcagttcaagtccaaaaaatcaaagatttggtgttggaaaaccgccgattaacaacaagagactttgctgatgatattggcatatcaaacatatccgccaattacatttggaagaatgtttttcatctcaagcgcgtcaccgctcgatcacgataatgcaccatctcacaattcgttggttttctgtgacttttttgccaatattttcactcatatcgttccaataaaaccgtatgcgcctgatttggttacattttgcttctggctattagacaagcccaaaatttcgttccggggacactgtttggacacgatagagcagattcaagccgctgcgaaaaaggtgctaaAGGctattcctaaagacgacattttcgcgtgtttagaaaactggaaaattcgtcggcataagtgcattgtgtctgggagggatcacattgatggcaaaaaaattgatttggaagaaaaattaaggaactttcgaaatacatccaatgtcaccttattttttggacacagtagtatataaGGCAGAGCAACCAGGCGGTTAGTTAGTTAACAGtattgaagaagaataaaccaatacgttacaaGAGGCTTGCTAATATTTTTCCTGAAAAAGGTATGCGTAGCCTAACGGTATGACTGGAAAGGTGAAACAATTTCCTAGTATTAATAAAAagaattttatcctttttccattAAATATAATTCCATTATTCTTGATTTGTCTGCAATCATTATCTTCGATGAAAGTTATCggattgaataaaaaaaaagttactgGAAACACGAGAGCGACTCATCTCCAAAGAAATAACACTTTAATGGTGTAAGAATACTTTAATGAAGTCTTGAGGGTTTTTAGTAAAGTATTTCCAAAAGAAGAACCGATT
This sequence is a window from Anopheles darlingi chromosome 3, idAnoDarlMG_H_01, whole genome shotgun sequence. Protein-coding genes within it:
- the LOC125955367 gene encoding uncharacterized protein LOC125955367; the encoded protein is MNKPPEFNIEDSWPIYQERLERFFVAYDLDDDEKQAALLLTSVSVEVYQIVRDLCFPSKPEEKTFNELCGVLRQRFMPTVVVFRERSIFFEARQGDTETIVEWATRLKKLSSSCEFGGNLNEMVKNMFVVGLRRGPVFDRICEEEISATYDQLVKLAMKKEATLLQRGTVFRIQKANTKIERPKKEELKCFSCGKGDHDFRKCQYKNYVCKFCKKKGHLGKVCTAKNYSSEKKHEQKSPKISHLRLNNVEYLPPVLQEVFVNKRSIEFEVDTGSPVNAISKALFDNLFPYETLKTDVKEEFLCYNGSVFRALGKFVAEMKFKNHVSKEEIFVFDGNRHPLLGRQTMSRWGAYFRSYILLILE